The Phorcysia thermohydrogeniphila genome has a segment encoding these proteins:
- a CDS encoding TolC family protein yields MKLSTLAVVLFFLFSSAKAITLKEAEELAVKNYPQLEALSLKSEGLKKRALSTKLFRLGEVNLILDLRHFDKEYLLVPMSSIPLPLNRPPFDRDKLSWGIDYSIPLYLGGNTARQVKVLKLRSEILENLKESTKWQLKFNVDSVFLSYLALDEVERALKDYRKSLERLKESIEAGISAGKFAKVDLLKVTSQIKSTEARIDEVRAKKESLKTALEILIGKEVETVEAYEVSYAPVELSLNELYRKLVKNNSLLKAKEKEVRVSEREKEIEEGKFGLKVKAEIFYTRNYGFNSSENEGYGYAGVTLSYPVFEFGRKRLSVLSAKLQKLARIKELETEKLKLKKELSESLSDLRAIQSKIGALKEKLKLAEEVERIEELKYKSGKGDINHLLLAKSERFLTEAELKEAYYRWEIARRRIRALLEEK; encoded by the coding sequence GTGAAACTATCCACTCTCGCTGTAGTCCTTTTTTTTCTCTTTAGTTCTGCAAAGGCCATTACACTAAAAGAGGCAGAGGAGCTCGCAGTTAAAAACTACCCACAGCTTGAAGCCCTCAGCCTTAAATCGGAAGGTTTAAAGAAAAGAGCTCTCTCTACGAAACTCTTCCGCCTTGGAGAGGTTAACCTCATTTTAGACCTTCGCCACTTTGATAAGGAGTACCTCTTAGTCCCAATGTCCTCTATTCCGTTGCCCTTAAACCGGCCTCCCTTTGACAGGGACAAGCTCTCTTGGGGAATAGACTACTCCATTCCTCTATACCTCGGAGGAAATACGGCAAGACAGGTAAAGGTACTAAAGCTAAGGTCTGAAATTCTTGAAAACCTTAAAGAGTCTACAAAGTGGCAACTTAAGTTCAACGTGGACTCCGTCTTTTTAAGCTATCTTGCCCTTGATGAGGTGGAGAGAGCTCTCAAAGACTACAGGAAAAGCCTTGAGAGGCTAAAAGAGAGCATTGAGGCCGGAATCTCTGCAGGAAAGTTTGCAAAGGTTGACCTTTTAAAGGTGACTTCCCAGATAAAGAGCACAGAGGCAAGGATAGACGAGGTTAGGGCTAAAAAAGAGTCTTTAAAGACTGCTCTTGAAATCCTCATCGGTAAAGAGGTGGAAACCGTTGAAGCCTATGAAGTCTCCTACGCTCCGGTGGAACTCTCCTTAAACGAGCTATACAGAAAGCTCGTCAAAAACAACAGCCTCTTAAAGGCAAAGGAAAAGGAAGTAAGGGTATCCGAGAGGGAGAAGGAGATTGAGGAAGGAAAGTTTGGCCTGAAAGTTAAGGCCGAAATTTTTTACACCAGAAACTACGGGTTTAACTCCTCAGAGAACGAGGGCTACGGCTACGCAGGCGTTACCCTTTCCTACCCGGTCTTTGAGTTCGGGAGGAAGAGGTTAAGCGTTCTAAGTGCAAAACTTCAAAAACTTGCAAGGATAAAGGAGCTTGAGACGGAGAAGTTAAAGCTAAAGAAAGAGCTCTCTGAAAGCCTTTCAGACTTAAGGGCGATTCAGTCAAAGATAGGAGCTCTTAAGGAGAAGCTAAAACTTGCTGAAGAGGTTGAGAGGATAGAGGAGCTAAAGTACAAAAGTGGCAAAGGGGATATTAACCACCTCCTCCTTGCAAAGTCTGAAAGGTTTTTAACAGAGGCTGAGCTAAAAGAGGCCTACTACAGGTGGGAGATTGCAAGGAGAAGAATCAGAGCTCTCCTGGAGGAAAAATGA
- a CDS encoding efflux RND transporter periplasmic adaptor subunit has product MKSKRAWIIFGLILVVSVIVGVKAVKKRKLEMAKTPPPKTYPIPVNYSVVSEGELRKTFKYVGTVKPYRDASISTKISGTVLRVYKSEGESFKKGELLLKIDDSEIRKEIGALEREIEASEKALSALRAELTSSKVLLKNAKENYEREKFLYEKGAVPKVSLEEAENRLALAESKVKSLKAKIEETELKKEALKERREALLSRLKYTEIRAPQDGVVSGLFVHEGDTALPGKPLMKVIYPQFGMRVLLNVPPEEAKEIPVGSPVKLNGLSVGKVVKVYPATENSLYVLEVKVEGGNFKAGERVIAEVNGRSFRGKIVPVSSILHLKDGDYVLAIENGNRVKPVNVKVLKVVEGRALISSDIPVGTKVVTGRESKLLEVYRRGVVLPVEVINE; this is encoded by the coding sequence ATGAAAAGCAAAAGGGCTTGGATAATCTTTGGACTGATTCTTGTAGTCAGCGTAATCGTAGGGGTTAAGGCAGTAAAGAAGAGAAAACTTGAAATGGCAAAGACTCCACCTCCAAAAACCTACCCCATACCGGTTAACTACTCGGTTGTCAGTGAAGGAGAGTTAAGGAAAACCTTTAAATACGTCGGAACTGTAAAGCCCTACAGGGACGCAAGTATATCAACAAAAATCTCAGGAACAGTCCTACGGGTTTACAAGTCAGAAGGAGAATCCTTTAAAAAGGGAGAGCTCCTTCTAAAAATTGACGACTCAGAGATAAGGAAGGAGATAGGAGCTCTTGAAAGGGAGATAGAGGCAAGCGAGAAGGCACTTTCGGCACTAAGGGCAGAGCTCACATCTTCAAAAGTCCTCTTAAAGAACGCAAAGGAAAACTATGAGAGGGAAAAGTTCCTCTACGAAAAGGGTGCAGTTCCAAAAGTTTCACTTGAAGAGGCAGAAAACAGATTAGCTCTGGCAGAGTCAAAGGTTAAGTCCTTAAAGGCAAAGATAGAGGAAACGGAACTTAAAAAAGAAGCCCTAAAGGAAAGAAGAGAAGCCCTGTTATCAAGGCTTAAGTACACAGAGATAAGAGCTCCTCAAGACGGCGTAGTATCAGGGTTATTTGTCCACGAGGGAGATACGGCACTCCCCGGAAAGCCGTTAATGAAGGTGATTTACCCTCAGTTTGGGATGAGGGTTCTCTTAAACGTCCCCCCAGAAGAGGCAAAGGAGATACCTGTCGGAAGTCCGGTTAAGTTAAACGGCCTATCGGTCGGAAAGGTTGTGAAAGTCTATCCGGCTACAGAGAACTCCCTCTACGTTTTAGAGGTAAAGGTTGAAGGTGGAAACTTTAAGGCAGGAGAAAGGGTTATAGCCGAAGTAAATGGAAGGAGTTTCAGAGGAAAAATTGTCCCCGTCAGCTCCATCCTACACCTTAAGGACGGCGACTACGTCCTTGCAATTGAGAACGGAAACAGAGTAAAGCCGGTAAATGTAAAAGTTTTGAAGGTGGTTGAGGGGAGAGCTCTCATCTCCTCCGACATTCCCGTCGGCACGAAAGTTGTAACTGGAAGGGAGAGTAAGCTCCTTGAAGTTTACAGGAGAGGAGTTGTTCTACCTGTGGAGGTCATCAATGAATAG
- a CDS encoding efflux RND transporter permease subunit: MNRVIEWYVKKPHSVLAFLFLFCVIGIIGFKEIPRKFFPDANRPQVAVVTVEPGASASDIASHVTRPIEQRMKTLELVREVRSVTKDEVSVVTVEFEYEKSIDSAATDVSNELSKILPQLPKDILPPQVYKVTDATRPVMIISVSPKPGSHLSMAQVRELAENEIKDKLLSLPHVSDVEVFGGYKREIRIHPDYLKMAKYGVTLQELVRALKEQNSNFPVGMVINKEGLVVLKLEDEAKRIEELENIYVKPNIRLKDVAEVKWGYKERLSAYHGNGKPAIGISILRSPSGYELPAIESVMKFLPELKKEYPQLEFQIPYTEEWLIKLSNKNMVEALRDAIIMTLLVIFLFLANVRMLLVSFFSIPITYLITVGLMWLFGFNFNIVTLTAVILALGMLTDDAVVILENIERHYFELKKDIWRATVEGTREVMAAVLSGTYTTIVMLLPIVFIGGYVQKILAPLALTLIIALVVSYFVAVTVIPILAPRLLKKVPDKNLLEQKIYSWFVEAIVNRIRNFYVALVEPLLDRPLLKVLFVICGFALFAVTMKNVVPVLGRDLMPPMDTGVVIVRAETDANSSLEKTEEILNEMEKIIYSMPGVIRVSSVIGSEPGVLSFGSGKLPQQIEMTVQFIDRFHRKETIWEIEEKLREAFSKIPGLRYVNVMEFGATPLSSIKATINEVIYGKDPEVLDTLGNKLLSLLQKVKGITSTSRGWYMDKEELLLEIDENRALSFGLTPLKIAEYVGGFLRGINASSFVVPMENGISIRVVLPDSERDSVEKLKNIPIPTEKGLIPLSYFAKVSTKKTQNVITRKDLMNVLDVEGYRAKVPVTFLQMQVNKLEEGVELPSGYKISHEGEIKEMNESFKRLIRALAIGVILLYFSLVPAFSSFSYPISIIAAIPLALIGAAFSMLITHKPQCMPSFMGMILLAGIIVKNSILLIDFIKEAKESGKTTKEAILGSIRVRTRPVLMTAFGTSAGMLPIALGLALGLERLAPLAVVAIGGLIIGTFMTLVFVPIFVSLEDNISR, encoded by the coding sequence ATGAATAGAGTAATAGAGTGGTACGTCAAAAAGCCCCACAGCGTTCTTGCGTTTCTATTCCTCTTCTGCGTTATAGGAATTATCGGTTTTAAGGAAATCCCCCGCAAGTTCTTCCCCGACGCAAACAGGCCTCAGGTTGCAGTAGTAACAGTTGAGCCGGGAGCTTCTGCAAGCGACATCGCCTCCCACGTTACCCGTCCTATTGAGCAAAGGATGAAAACCCTTGAACTTGTTAGGGAAGTAAGGTCTGTAACGAAAGATGAAGTTTCCGTTGTAACCGTTGAGTTTGAGTATGAAAAGAGCATAGACTCAGCTGCAACAGACGTATCCAACGAGCTCTCAAAGATTCTTCCCCAACTTCCAAAGGACATTCTCCCCCCTCAGGTTTACAAAGTTACAGACGCCACAAGACCTGTAATGATTATCTCTGTCTCTCCAAAGCCGGGCAGTCACCTCTCAATGGCTCAGGTAAGGGAGCTTGCAGAGAACGAGATAAAGGACAAGCTCCTATCCCTCCCCCACGTTTCAGACGTTGAAGTCTTTGGAGGTTATAAGAGGGAAATCAGGATACACCCCGACTACTTAAAGATGGCAAAGTACGGGGTAACCCTGCAGGAGCTCGTGAGAGCTCTTAAGGAGCAGAACAGCAACTTTCCCGTCGGAATGGTAATAAACAAGGAAGGTCTTGTAGTTTTAAAGCTGGAGGATGAGGCAAAAAGGATAGAAGAGCTTGAGAACATCTACGTAAAGCCAAACATTCGCTTAAAAGACGTAGCAGAAGTTAAGTGGGGATATAAAGAGAGGCTTTCTGCCTACCACGGAAACGGAAAGCCTGCCATTGGAATATCAATCCTTCGCTCCCCGTCAGGCTACGAGCTCCCTGCAATAGAGTCTGTAATGAAGTTCCTCCCGGAACTGAAAAAAGAGTATCCACAGCTTGAGTTTCAGATTCCCTACACGGAAGAGTGGCTGATAAAGCTCTCAAACAAGAACATGGTTGAGGCTCTAAGGGACGCCATTATTATGACCCTCCTTGTTATATTCCTTTTCCTTGCAAACGTAAGGATGCTCCTTGTTTCATTTTTCTCAATCCCTATTACCTACCTAATAACCGTAGGGTTAATGTGGCTCTTTGGCTTTAACTTCAACATTGTAACCCTTACGGCAGTGATATTAGCCCTCGGTATGCTGACAGACGACGCCGTCGTTATCCTTGAGAACATAGAAAGGCACTACTTTGAGCTTAAAAAGGACATCTGGAGAGCTACCGTTGAGGGAACAAGGGAGGTAATGGCCGCAGTTTTAAGTGGAACTTACACAACTATCGTTATGCTCCTTCCAATTGTCTTTATCGGAGGCTACGTTCAGAAAATCTTAGCACCGTTAGCCCTTACCCTCATAATCGCTCTCGTCGTTTCATACTTCGTCGCCGTCACCGTTATTCCTATCCTCGCTCCACGCCTCTTAAAGAAAGTTCCGGATAAAAACCTCCTTGAACAGAAAATTTACAGCTGGTTTGTAGAGGCAATCGTCAATAGGATAAGGAACTTCTACGTTGCCTTAGTAGAACCTCTCCTTGATAGGCCACTTTTAAAAGTCCTCTTTGTCATCTGCGGTTTTGCCCTCTTTGCCGTTACGATGAAAAACGTTGTCCCGGTTCTCGGAAGAGACCTCATGCCCCCTATGGACACAGGAGTAGTAATTGTTAGGGCAGAGACAGACGCAAACTCTTCCTTGGAGAAGACGGAAGAGATACTGAATGAGATGGAAAAAATTATTTATTCAATGCCGGGAGTTATCAGGGTGTCCTCTGTAATCGGTTCAGAGCCGGGAGTTCTCTCCTTTGGAAGTGGCAAACTGCCCCAGCAGATAGAGATGACCGTTCAGTTTATAGACCGTTTCCACAGGAAAGAGACGATATGGGAGATAGAGGAAAAACTCAGGGAAGCTTTCAGCAAAATTCCCGGACTTAGATACGTTAACGTGATGGAATTTGGGGCGACTCCCCTTTCATCAATAAAGGCAACGATAAACGAGGTAATCTACGGAAAAGACCCGGAAGTTCTTGACACTCTCGGCAACAAGCTCCTCTCTCTGCTTCAAAAGGTTAAAGGCATCACCTCCACATCAAGGGGCTGGTATATGGACAAGGAGGAGCTCCTTTTAGAGATAGACGAGAATAGAGCTCTCTCCTTTGGACTTACTCCCCTCAAGATTGCCGAATACGTCGGCGGTTTCCTAAGAGGTATTAATGCCTCCTCTTTTGTCGTTCCGATGGAAAACGGAATTTCTATCCGCGTCGTTCTGCCAGATAGCGAAAGGGACTCAGTAGAAAAGCTCAAGAACATCCCGATTCCAACAGAAAAAGGCTTAATTCCCCTTTCCTACTTTGCGAAAGTTAGCACTAAAAAGACACAGAACGTAATTACCCGTAAAGACCTCATGAACGTTTTAGACGTTGAAGGTTACAGGGCAAAAGTTCCGGTTACCTTCCTACAAATGCAGGTGAACAAGTTAGAGGAGGGGGTGGAGCTCCCCTCAGGCTACAAAATCTCCCACGAGGGAGAAATAAAGGAGATGAACGAAAGCTTTAAGAGGCTCATTCGCGCCCTTGCGATAGGCGTTATTCTCCTCTACTTCTCATTAGTTCCGGCCTTTTCCTCCTTCTCTTATCCAATTTCAATCATTGCAGCAATTCCCTTAGCCCTTATTGGTGCTGCCTTCTCAATGCTCATTACACACAAACCCCAATGCATGCCCTCTTTTATGGGAATGATTCTCCTTGCCGGAATAATCGTTAAAAACTCCATTCTCCTTATAGACTTCATAAAGGAAGCAAAAGAAAGTGGAAAAACAACAAAAGAGGCAATACTCGGCAGTATAAGGGTAAGAACCCGTCCCGTCCTAATGACGGCCTTTGGAACATCCGCCGGAATGCTCCCTATTGCCCTCGGTTTAGCCTTAGGACTTGAAAGACTTGCCCCCTTAGCCGTTGTAGCAATCGGCGGTCTAATAATAGGAACGTTTATGACACTTGTATTTGTTCCAATTTTTGTTTCCCTAGAAGATAATATAAGTCGCTAA
- the ppdK gene encoding pyruvate, phosphate dikinase, with product MSGKKMVYYFGGGKAEGRADMKLLLGGKGANLAEMTNLGLPVPPGITITTEVCREYYALGKQFPEGMWEQVLEGLKKIEDEMGKKFGDKENPLLVSVRSGAPVSMPGMMDTILNLGLNDETVEGLAKSTGNERFAWDSYRRFIQMFGNVVMGIPHDKFEHILEEKKREVGAKQDVDLTAEDLKDIVEKYKELVKKETGKDFPQDPYEQLRMAIRAVFDSWNNPRAIKYREIHNIPEDYGTAVNIVAMVFGNMGDTSGTGVAFTRNPSTGENEFYGEYLKNAQGEDVVAGIRTPQPLTKSQKTSEGQTSLEEEFPEVYKQLLEVREILEKHYRDMQDIEFTIENGRLWMLQTRAGKRTARAAVKIAVDMVKEGLITKEEAIMRVDPLLINQLLHPMIDEEDRKRAIAEGRLIAKGLPAAPGAVSGKVVFNADDAVELAEKGEKVILVRHETSPEDIHGMHAAEGILTARGGMTSHAAVVARGMGKTCIAGAESIQIDYDKKEFRVGDVVVKEGEVITIDGSTGEIFHGEVKTIPAHISGEFEELMKWADEIRDMQVRVNADTPEDARQGREFGAEGIGLCRTEHMFFKEERIPVVREMILAKTPEERKRALEKLLPMQRADFIAIFEAMNGLPVNIRLLDPPLHEFLPRTEEEFERTAKEMGLPVEEVKKRAEELQEVNPMLGLRGSRLGIVYPEIYEMQVRAILEAACHCKKNGIEVFPEIMLPLIADDKELAELKKLIDKVAAEVFLETGVEVPYQVGTMVEIPRAALIADKLARYAEYFSFGTNDLTQMAFGLSRDDAGKFIGEYIERGILEGDPFVHIDESGVGELIRIAIEKGNKVREGIKTGICGEHGGDPRSIDFFQKVGVKYISPSPFRVPIARLAAAQAKIKQKRGEL from the coding sequence ATGTCCGGCAAAAAGATGGTTTACTACTTTGGCGGTGGAAAGGCCGAAGGTAGAGCAGATATGAAACTTCTCTTAGGTGGTAAAGGAGCTAACCTTGCCGAAATGACCAACCTCGGTCTTCCAGTTCCTCCGGGTATAACCATAACAACAGAGGTTTGTAGGGAGTACTACGCCCTTGGAAAGCAGTTCCCAGAAGGTATGTGGGAGCAGGTTCTTGAAGGGCTCAAGAAGATTGAAGATGAAATGGGCAAAAAGTTCGGCGATAAGGAAAATCCACTCCTTGTTTCTGTTAGGTCTGGAGCTCCAGTCTCCATGCCCGGAATGATGGACACAATCCTAAACCTCGGACTCAACGACGAAACCGTTGAGGGACTTGCAAAGTCAACCGGAAATGAAAGGTTTGCTTGGGACTCTTACAGGCGTTTCATCCAGATGTTCGGAAACGTTGTAATGGGAATTCCCCACGACAAGTTTGAGCACATCTTGGAGGAGAAAAAGAGGGAGGTCGGAGCAAAGCAGGACGTAGACCTAACGGCAGAAGACCTAAAGGATATTGTAGAAAAGTATAAAGAGCTCGTCAAGAAGGAAACCGGTAAGGACTTTCCTCAAGACCCCTACGAACAGCTCCGTATGGCCATAAGGGCTGTATTTGACTCATGGAACAACCCAAGGGCTATAAAGTACCGCGAAATTCACAACATCCCAGAAGACTACGGAACGGCCGTAAACATCGTTGCAATGGTCTTTGGAAACATGGGAGACACCTCCGGAACTGGCGTTGCCTTCACGAGAAACCCATCAACGGGAGAGAACGAGTTCTACGGTGAATACCTCAAGAACGCTCAGGGTGAGGACGTCGTTGCCGGAATCAGAACTCCACAGCCCCTTACAAAGTCTCAGAAAACCTCCGAAGGCCAGACTTCCTTAGAGGAGGAGTTTCCCGAGGTTTACAAACAGCTCTTAGAGGTAAGGGAGATACTTGAAAAGCACTATAGAGACATGCAGGACATTGAGTTCACCATAGAGAACGGCCGTCTCTGGATGCTCCAAACAAGGGCAGGAAAGAGGACGGCGAGGGCTGCTGTAAAGATTGCCGTTGATATGGTTAAGGAAGGTCTCATTACAAAAGAAGAAGCCATTATGAGGGTTGACCCCCTCCTCATCAACCAGCTCCTCCACCCAATGATTGACGAGGAGGACAGGAAGAGGGCAATTGCAGAGGGGAGGCTCATTGCAAAAGGTCTTCCTGCAGCTCCCGGAGCAGTTTCCGGAAAAGTTGTATTTAACGCTGACGACGCCGTAGAGCTTGCCGAAAAGGGCGAAAAAGTAATCCTCGTAAGGCACGAAACTTCCCCTGAGGACATCCACGGAATGCACGCAGCCGAGGGTATCCTCACCGCCCGCGGTGGAATGACATCCCACGCTGCCGTTGTTGCAAGGGGAATGGGTAAGACCTGTATCGCTGGAGCTGAGTCCATCCAGATTGACTACGACAAGAAGGAGTTCCGCGTTGGCGACGTTGTCGTCAAGGAAGGTGAGGTTATAACCATAGACGGCTCTACGGGAGAAATCTTCCACGGTGAGGTGAAGACAATCCCTGCCCACATATCCGGAGAGTTTGAAGAGCTTATGAAGTGGGCAGATGAGATAAGGGATATGCAGGTCAGGGTTAACGCCGATACTCCAGAGGACGCAAGACAGGGTAGAGAGTTCGGAGCAGAGGGTATCGGACTCTGTAGAACGGAGCACATGTTCTTTAAGGAAGAGAGAATCCCCGTTGTTCGTGAGATGATTCTTGCTAAAACACCTGAGGAGAGGAAGAGAGCTCTTGAAAAGCTCCTTCCAATGCAGAGGGCTGACTTCATTGCAATCTTTGAGGCTATGAACGGCCTTCCCGTAAACATCAGACTCCTTGACCCACCACTCCACGAGTTCCTCCCAAGAACAGAGGAGGAGTTTGAGAGAACGGCCAAGGAGATGGGGCTTCCGGTTGAAGAGGTTAAGAAGAGGGCTGAAGAGCTCCAAGAAGTCAACCCTATGCTCGGTCTTAGGGGTTCAAGGCTTGGAATCGTTTACCCTGAGATATACGAGATGCAGGTAAGAGCTATCCTTGAAGCTGCCTGCCACTGCAAGAAGAACGGTATAGAAGTATTCCCCGAGATAATGCTTCCACTCATTGCAGACGACAAAGAGCTTGCGGAACTCAAAAAGCTCATAGACAAGGTTGCTGCAGAAGTATTCCTTGAGACCGGCGTAGAAGTTCCTTACCAAGTTGGAACGATGGTTGAAATTCCCCGTGCAGCTCTAATTGCAGACAAGCTCGCCCGTTACGCCGAGTATTTCTCTTTCGGTACAAACGACCTTACACAGATGGCCTTTGGACTTTCAAGGGACGATGCCGGCAAGTTCATAGGAGAGTACATAGAGCGTGGAATTCTTGAAGGAGACCCATTTGTCCACATAGATGAAAGCGGTGTTGGAGAGCTCATAAGGATAGCCATAGAGAAAGGTAACAAGGTAAGGGAAGGCATTAAGACCGGTATATGTGGAGAGCACGGAGGAGACCCTCGCTCCATAGACTTCTTCCAGAAAGTTGGCGTTAAGTACATAAGCCCATCTCCGTTCAGAGTTCCAATAGCAAGACTTGCCGCCGCTCAGGCCAAGATAAAGCAAAAGAGGGGAGAGCTCTAA
- the glyS gene encoding glycine--tRNA ligase subunit beta, protein MKTQNFLLEIGCEELPASFIKPALSFLKEKIQEKLSSAYIPPSGVETYGTPRRLIVIAYDVPEVQPNREELIVGPSVRAAFDENGNPTKAALGFARSRGVSVEELIRVENPPGRKGEYVAVRRTVKGKPAVQILSQVLPELILSIPFKKSMRWGTKKVRFGRPIRWIAAVYGEEVVPFEVDGIKSGKTSFGHRFLSPEPFEIENVNSFIDELESRFVVASLEKRKAIILDTARKLAEEAGGELLADEELLEEVVNLVEYPYPIRGSFSEEFLQLPKEVPIVVMKDHQKFFSVVDGEGKLKNYFIGVANIKPVDEDIIRRGYEKVLRARLSDALFFFNEDRKKKLEERVPALKGIVFHEKLGTMLDKTERIKELSPFVSEKLGFDENEKVKRAAELAKTDLLTEMVNEFPELQGTMGKYYALLDGEEEEVALAIEEHYFPRFSGDKVAETKAGISLAIAEKVDNLVGFFGVGIKPTGSADPFSLRRNALGIIQTLVLNKLSLGLSQILEKAENLYRELGIDVSEGTSQEVLSFIKERLRVFLREKGHRPDTIEAVLPVTDDIYDILLRAEAIDDLRNSEEFDDVLITMRRVINIIPEGFIKIEHLEPEGEYETNLFNSFSEKREELQKLISSGDYRGALLLIKELKPAVDAFFDNVMVMDKDENVRNRRLSLLKTIADELLKLADFSKIGL, encoded by the coding sequence GTGAAGACGCAAAACTTTCTTCTTGAAATAGGCTGTGAAGAACTTCCAGCATCTTTTATTAAACCTGCACTTTCCTTCCTTAAAGAGAAGATTCAGGAAAAGCTCTCTTCTGCATACATTCCTCCTTCCGGCGTAGAAACCTACGGAACGCCAAGAAGGCTTATAGTTATCGCCTACGACGTTCCTGAGGTTCAGCCAAATAGGGAAGAGCTCATAGTTGGGCCATCTGTAAGGGCTGCCTTTGACGAAAATGGCAACCCAACAAAGGCCGCCCTCGGATTTGCAAGGTCAAGGGGCGTTAGTGTAGAGGAGCTCATCAGGGTAGAGAATCCTCCCGGAAGGAAAGGGGAGTACGTTGCCGTCAGGAGAACAGTAAAGGGTAAGCCGGCAGTTCAGATTCTCTCTCAAGTTTTGCCGGAGCTCATCCTCTCAATTCCCTTTAAAAAGAGTATGCGCTGGGGAACTAAAAAAGTTCGCTTTGGTAGACCTATCCGCTGGATAGCAGCCGTTTACGGTGAAGAGGTTGTGCCCTTTGAGGTGGACGGCATTAAAAGTGGAAAAACTTCTTTCGGCCATAGATTCCTCTCCCCTGAACCTTTTGAAATAGAAAACGTAAACTCCTTTATTGATGAGCTTGAGAGCCGTTTTGTTGTTGCTAGTTTAGAGAAGAGGAAGGCAATTATCCTTGATACGGCAAGGAAGTTGGCAGAAGAGGCAGGTGGGGAGCTCTTAGCCGACGAGGAGCTCCTTGAAGAAGTTGTAAACCTCGTTGAGTACCCCTATCCGATACGTGGCTCTTTCAGCGAGGAGTTCCTACAGCTTCCAAAAGAAGTTCCCATCGTCGTTATGAAGGACCATCAAAAGTTCTTCTCAGTCGTTGACGGTGAAGGTAAGTTAAAGAACTACTTCATTGGCGTTGCAAATATAAAGCCCGTAGATGAGGATATTATCCGTAGAGGGTATGAAAAAGTCCTAAGGGCAAGGCTATCAGACGCCCTCTTCTTCTTTAACGAGGACAGGAAGAAGAAACTTGAAGAGAGAGTCCCTGCCTTAAAGGGTATCGTCTTCCACGAAAAACTCGGAACGATGCTTGATAAAACCGAAAGGATTAAAGAGCTCTCTCCTTTCGTTTCAGAAAAGCTCGGCTTTGATGAAAATGAAAAAGTAAAAAGGGCAGCAGAGCTTGCAAAAACCGACCTCTTAACAGAGATGGTTAACGAGTTCCCAGAACTTCAGGGAACTATGGGTAAGTACTATGCCCTCCTTGACGGAGAGGAGGAAGAGGTAGCCCTTGCAATAGAGGAACACTACTTCCCGAGGTTTTCAGGCGATAAGGTTGCAGAAACTAAAGCGGGAATCTCCTTAGCGATTGCCGAAAAGGTTGACAACTTAGTTGGCTTCTTCGGCGTCGGAATAAAGCCAACAGGCTCTGCAGACCCGTTTTCTTTGAGGAGAAACGCCCTCGGTATAATCCAGACTCTCGTTTTAAATAAACTCTCCTTAGGTCTTTCTCAGATTCTTGAGAAGGCAGAAAACCTCTACAGGGAGCTTGGGATAGACGTTTCAGAGGGAACGTCTCAGGAAGTCCTCTCATTCATCAAGGAAAGGTTAAGGGTCTTCCTCAGAGAGAAGGGACACAGGCCAGACACGATTGAGGCCGTTCTTCCTGTAACCGACGACATCTACGACATCCTTTTAAGGGCTGAGGCGATAGACGACCTGAGGAATTCTGAGGAGTTTGACGACGTTCTCATAACGATGAGAAGGGTTATAAACATCATTCCCGAAGGCTTTATTAAGATAGAGCACCTTGAGCCTGAAGGTGAGTACGAGACTAACCTCTTTAATAGCTTCAGTGAAAAGAGGGAAGAGCTCCAAAAGCTCATATCCTCTGGAGATTACAGGGGAGCTCTCCTCCTTATAAAGGAGCTAAAACCGGCAGTTGATGCCTTCTTTGACAACGTTATGGTTATGGACAAGGACGAAAACGTAAGAAATAGAAGGCTTAGCCTTCTTAAAACCATAGCCGACGAGTTACTCAAACTCGCAGACTTCTCAAAAATTGGACTTTAA